One stretch of Akkermansia massiliensis DNA includes these proteins:
- a CDS encoding cupin domain-containing protein, whose translation MTAIQHIPERAPFNYADLIEYREGQITSLALVRSKGVNMTILAFDDEQLLPTHQTPGPALVQILDGTAYFTVGNEEVNLPQGKTLLIPAGVPHSVIAQERFKMLVTSILPLD comes from the coding sequence ATGACAGCAATTCAGCATATCCCCGAACGGGCGCCTTTCAATTACGCTGACCTGATTGAATACCGCGAAGGGCAAATCACCAGCCTGGCCCTTGTGCGTTCCAAAGGCGTCAACATGACCATCCTGGCTTTTGACGACGAGCAGCTCCTCCCCACCCACCAGACGCCCGGCCCCGCCCTGGTGCAGATTCTGGACGGGACGGCGTATTTTACCGTGGGCAATGAAGAGGTCAACCTTCCGCAGGGCAAGACTCTCCTGATTCCCGCCGGAGTGCCTCATTCCGTCATTGCGCAGGAACGGTTCAAGATGCTGGTCACCTCCATCCTGCCGCTGGACTGA
- a CDS encoding transglycosylase domain-containing protein: MNRAVFKKLLQRKTLLWIAGGLAAAWLLAWYAVPWLVPLPEGLLHPEERGAMVLDRDGGRIATLPGPDYYHTEPVRLREVPDMLLKATLAAEDKRFFSHGGADFLALARAAAANAAGGEVVSGASTITQQLAKNANPPARRNLWTKAREFFQARRMEMSMSKEEILESYFNRLDYGNLRRGPAAAARFYFGREMARLSLAECALLAGLPQGPSFLNPLRHPERALERRNRVLRRLEEEGMFPADMVNRALQEPLFSAGMEEGRQPAAPHVTAALMHAGRTGEVRTTLDASLQRGALEIVRRELERLKGHHVTQAAVVVAENATGNILCLVGSANRKHPAGGLMDGTSLPRSPGSALKPFVYAQAFVLGAYPGTVLPDVPTTYRSAHGLEAPQNYNRAYMGPVSVRQALACSQNIPAMRALDTFGGPSRLLKLLENLGIRGIQGDAAHYGLGLAIGNAEVTLRDLTGAYACLARGGSFLPLKLEQGASVPERPVLPAEACFMAADILADREARMAAFHDRELMNLPFRYACKTGTSSDFRDNWCVGFTREITVGVWVGNFDASPMKQVGGMDGAAPIFAGVMRLAHRNLAPSFPGPPPGMVRIRIDSRTGKRAEGLDLPQAHVREEWASPETMPQPASPADYDAVGRAYLDSRYTEWFTSPSCTVGNTFCLLPRAWSGEAPRILVPADGSRLALDPELPGGGRRLKLRSNLPAGAVWSSPTLTVVQYGEEASVLLEPGAHVITVRHPELNLEQRSSITVREL, from the coding sequence ATGAACAGGGCGGTTTTCAAAAAGCTCCTTCAACGGAAAACCCTTCTTTGGATTGCCGGAGGGCTGGCCGCCGCGTGGCTGCTTGCATGGTATGCCGTGCCCTGGCTGGTTCCCCTGCCGGAAGGGCTGCTCCATCCGGAAGAGCGGGGCGCCATGGTCCTGGACAGGGACGGCGGCAGAATCGCCACATTGCCGGGACCGGATTATTACCACACGGAGCCTGTCCGGCTCCGGGAGGTTCCGGACATGCTTCTTAAGGCTACGCTGGCGGCGGAAGACAAACGCTTTTTCAGCCACGGAGGGGCGGATTTCCTGGCTCTGGCCCGCGCCGCGGCGGCGAATGCCGCAGGCGGGGAGGTTGTGTCCGGAGCGTCCACCATCACCCAGCAGCTCGCCAAGAATGCCAATCCTCCCGCACGCAGGAACCTGTGGACCAAGGCCCGGGAGTTTTTCCAGGCCCGGCGCATGGAGATGAGCATGAGCAAGGAGGAAATTCTGGAGTCCTATTTCAACCGCCTGGATTACGGCAATCTGCGCCGGGGGCCCGCCGCGGCGGCGCGTTTCTACTTTGGCCGGGAGATGGCCCGCCTGTCCCTGGCGGAATGCGCCCTGCTGGCGGGGTTGCCGCAGGGGCCGTCCTTCTTGAACCCCCTCCGGCATCCGGAACGTGCGCTGGAACGGCGGAACCGCGTTCTGCGGCGTCTGGAGGAGGAAGGCATGTTCCCGGCGGACATGGTGAACAGGGCCTTGCAGGAACCCCTGTTCAGCGCCGGAATGGAAGAAGGGCGGCAGCCGGCGGCTCCCCATGTAACAGCCGCCCTGATGCACGCAGGACGGACGGGGGAGGTGCGCACGACGCTGGACGCCTCCCTGCAGCGCGGCGCGCTGGAAATCGTGAGGAGGGAGCTGGAACGCTTGAAAGGCCATCATGTGACACAGGCCGCCGTAGTTGTGGCGGAAAACGCCACGGGGAATATTCTTTGCCTGGTCGGTTCCGCGAACCGGAAGCATCCGGCGGGGGGGCTGATGGACGGGACTTCCCTGCCGCGCTCCCCCGGTTCCGCCCTGAAGCCTTTCGTGTACGCCCAGGCATTTGTCCTGGGGGCCTATCCGGGAACCGTTCTTCCGGACGTTCCCACCACGTACCGGAGCGCGCACGGGCTGGAAGCGCCGCAGAATTACAACAGGGCCTACATGGGTCCCGTTTCCGTCAGGCAGGCCCTGGCCTGTTCCCAGAATATCCCGGCCATGAGGGCTCTGGATACCTTCGGCGGCCCGTCACGGCTACTGAAACTGCTGGAAAACCTGGGTATCCGGGGCATCCAGGGAGACGCCGCGCATTACGGCCTGGGCCTCGCCATCGGCAATGCGGAGGTGACCTTGCGGGATTTGACCGGGGCTTATGCGTGCCTGGCGCGCGGAGGCTCCTTCCTCCCCCTGAAGCTGGAGCAGGGCGCTTCCGTTCCGGAACGGCCCGTACTGCCTGCGGAAGCCTGCTTCATGGCGGCGGACATTCTGGCGGACCGGGAAGCCCGGATGGCGGCGTTCCATGACCGGGAGCTGATGAACCTTCCCTTCCGGTATGCGTGCAAGACGGGCACTTCCTCCGATTTCCGCGACAACTGGTGCGTGGGCTTCACCCGTGAAATCACGGTTGGCGTCTGGGTGGGCAATTTTGACGCCTCCCCCATGAAGCAGGTGGGGGGCATGGATGGAGCGGCCCCCATTTTTGCCGGGGTCATGAGGCTGGCTCACCGCAATCTTGCCCCTTCCTTCCCCGGTCCCCCTCCCGGCATGGTGCGCATCCGCATTGATTCCCGCACCGGAAAGAGGGCGGAGGGGCTGGATCTGCCGCAAGCCCATGTCCGGGAGGAATGGGCTTCCCCGGAAACGATGCCGCAGCCGGCCTCCCCGGCGGATTACGATGCCGTGGGACGGGCATATCTGGACAGCCGTTATACGGAGTGGTTTACCAGTCCTTCCTGCACGGTGGGGAATACCTTCTGCCTGCTTCCGCGGGCGTGGTCCGGGGAGGCTCCCCGCATCCTGGTTCCGGCAGACGGCTCGCGCCTGGCGCTGGATCCGGAACTGCCCGGCGGGGGACGCAGGCTCAAACTGCGCTCCAACCTGCCGGCGGGGGCGGTGTGGTCATCCCCCACCCTGACCGTCGTGCAGTATGGAGAAGAGGCTTCCGTGCTGCTGGAACCGGGAGCGCACGTCATTACCGTGCGCCATCCGGAGCTGAACCTGGAGCAGCGTTCGTCAATTACCGTCAGGGAACTGTAA
- a CDS encoding alpha-2-macroglobulin family protein, with the protein MKTCSFAIGCFLGICGIFPSIADTTVRYPSSSPSHLEKGKPFQLVFDKAVVPASEVGKPADPELMSFSPEKKPVELALGNGAGTAMPEGAKLMFVPPSLKFSSKWITPNVLECVPLEEVPFRSTYLWKPAENVRFLDGSLVPSVPLRLTGRTTWNFFLSSMDRGWQGSEVYPWESFFLVIPDAVLDRGNPANGLYRDGKGFLMLPGYCSWKEALEKNLRFAGVSDEEQLRSADFMKQLKAGAAGYDAGFRLRPATLKEVRDAKSYRVRNIAGEGRFRGRPDGMVVPGVYVIQPEGMFRYGRNYCLVSLDASFLSSRGGGQKTGWEEIKLGAVPRFSASGYYHAFSGNGGRFTLEWTLPVLIEDLERFCRDHVEFFVEGGGKPMAYGDQEGGFTTSLDGEDAETAGKIAIRLDRERLAEMKHARPQWYTSLPFLVSADEAVFKLQWRLKGVRSVDDQELARKNAEGSVEVEPEDPCLYLDAGNNGVMYAGSRKLKASVSNLKDLTVRGYRIRDGHRHQTLAAYRKIYERDQSAPLSRTVTDRDQRHFLPAELLAADKTGALILDVRGKTEAAISLDGLFGGAVEPGMYFIEVEGRVSDPVLEAYRLFGVPSENGGRRKFDGKEASYAAQAVVQVTDLGVLHKKTADTMFAYVYSLSTGKAVEKAQVQLLDANGSVLASVPVEHGSVILPMAGMNGKAAYVRVLSGVDSYLSPLEDWPGQVRMWSFGVKTLPYEWEALGLNPATTAETRVFMFSDRNLYRPAETMHLKGIVRSLLDNRLGLAPVEEVKLTVRDGRDREVAVKQVKLSDAGTFDLDFTFPGEETGTYSVLASLRLKGDSAEEEKEGAEDDSSDEYDYKKYYRKEFDKNNREFRYEVEVAEFKRNEFEVEEKIHELKPGAHLLKADVKATNFTGTPVSGGKVNWSLRSTSSNFYPAGYKDYRFGDYRDDDGGYWEAYYGYSSSRSSSHMKQQSSVLDGEGRNTVEFSLDGQSFPRVRRLSLQASVVNGNEQLVKVSRGAVWNPASVFVGVKNSSSICRQGTPLDLRLIALGLDGKPYAGSGLDLNMTVTRTAFRPARYESGDATTVRNDEVRSTVLEKALTLAPADSADVRTGGKAVSVPTPQDGIYEVAFSGRDAEGREFRTAVKYWVYGSDVSPWEYHDGLKVKIIPDKQLYKPGETARLLIQTPIEGEVMVTVEREKVLRSFARKLTLDNPVIEVPLEEADAPNVYVSVFLVKGADLSSRKVRNPQLKLGYAALKVQPVQHTLNVKVFPPAGMSRPGSPAVVSGVVTDYSGRPVRNAEVCLFAEDEGTLQVIGYQTPRPIRYFYADRPLSVGTWTTLEQILDEDWGGRSTDNKGVFIGGGDSSDGSRKAPENLDLRKNFNPCAVWLASLRTDGEGRFKAEYRNPDTLTRYRVMAVALAGAADFGTGESAYVVNKPVMLEPAPPFTATEGDSLDIPVTVSQTGDRKGPWVVTLKSGTAAASVPQPVQTLTLNGNQPKTLVFNVKFTQPGEARLTWEIRAADGSGTPYSSGVYSLLKDSVEHTFEVVPPFPELRELRCFSLSSGRTLDLPGLLATPFLKGTPIRVTLGTSPLLYADGSVNYLLRYPYGCLEQLSSSTLPWIYEPLLAKYLPGFKGKSPEDRSRALRSGVYKIMKNQLSSGGLSYWQGGTEVSEYCAYAALVLTLAREQGVYIPEQGLNKLYTYLGRSLSARPREGLLGAWVLARAGLMPASLLNRLLDHAAELRAEDRLYLALAAALSSRAEAKEQARSLMNVSGEEMKQPRCRLLLALAEMAQAPGDRAVRERLERLIVDRMSGSFGGRAPYSTWTSGWDVILLGEYLEGLQEAPLSAAFRVDRGGRTFDGICSVSSPSRFLTAVGEKAVLSLPEAGTRVYGMAEARGRSKTQQDGAAVNRGFAVSRVYERLSPEGTWTPAAEFAVGDLVRITLHVDKSADPLTYVVMEDYLPSAFEAVNPALLSQIPGGRESETADAGNRWFYWSGWVSHREFLKDRVRFFADSWSGGRFTARYLARVTKSGSVIAPSAKAELMYKPETYGLSIPQKLTVSAGK; encoded by the coding sequence ATGAAAACCTGTTCTTTTGCTATTGGCTGCTTCTTAGGAATTTGCGGTATTTTTCCATCCATTGCCGACACTACGGTGCGCTATCCGTCTTCCTCTCCGTCCCATCTGGAAAAAGGGAAGCCGTTTCAACTGGTGTTTGACAAGGCCGTGGTGCCCGCTTCCGAGGTGGGAAAACCGGCGGACCCGGAACTGATGTCCTTTTCCCCGGAGAAGAAACCGGTGGAACTGGCGCTGGGCAACGGCGCCGGGACGGCCATGCCGGAAGGCGCGAAGCTGATGTTCGTTCCTCCTTCCTTGAAGTTTTCTTCCAAATGGATTACTCCCAACGTGCTGGAGTGCGTTCCGCTGGAGGAGGTTCCCTTCCGGTCCACCTATCTATGGAAACCGGCGGAGAATGTCCGTTTTCTGGACGGTTCCCTGGTGCCGTCCGTTCCGCTGCGTCTGACGGGGCGCACGACCTGGAATTTCTTCCTGTCTTCCATGGACAGGGGCTGGCAGGGCAGTGAAGTTTACCCGTGGGAGAGTTTTTTCCTGGTGATTCCCGACGCAGTTCTGGACAGGGGCAATCCTGCGAATGGCTTGTATCGCGACGGCAAGGGGTTCCTGATGCTTCCCGGTTATTGCTCATGGAAGGAGGCATTGGAAAAGAACCTCCGTTTTGCCGGCGTTTCAGATGAAGAGCAGTTGAGGTCCGCAGATTTTATGAAGCAGCTCAAGGCGGGAGCCGCGGGGTACGATGCGGGGTTCCGGCTAAGGCCTGCGACGTTGAAGGAGGTGAGAGACGCCAAATCCTACCGTGTGAGAAATATTGCAGGGGAGGGAAGGTTCAGAGGCCGTCCGGACGGCATGGTTGTTCCCGGCGTGTATGTCATTCAGCCGGAAGGAATGTTCCGGTATGGCAGGAATTATTGCCTGGTCAGTTTGGACGCTTCCTTCCTGTCCTCCCGGGGAGGAGGGCAGAAAACCGGATGGGAAGAAATCAAACTGGGGGCCGTGCCCCGTTTTTCCGCCTCCGGTTATTACCATGCGTTTTCCGGGAACGGAGGCCGGTTTACTCTGGAATGGACTCTCCCTGTCCTGATTGAGGATTTGGAACGGTTCTGCCGGGACCATGTGGAGTTTTTCGTGGAGGGCGGCGGGAAGCCGATGGCTTACGGTGATCAGGAGGGAGGCTTTACCACATCCCTTGACGGAGAGGATGCGGAGACGGCCGGGAAAATAGCAATCCGCCTGGACAGGGAACGGCTGGCGGAGATGAAGCATGCCCGGCCCCAGTGGTATACGTCCCTGCCTTTTCTGGTGAGCGCAGACGAGGCCGTTTTTAAACTGCAATGGAGGCTGAAGGGCGTCCGGTCCGTGGATGATCAGGAATTGGCGCGAAAGAATGCGGAAGGTTCCGTGGAAGTGGAGCCGGAGGATCCGTGCCTGTATCTGGATGCGGGCAACAACGGCGTCATGTACGCCGGATCCCGCAAGTTGAAAGCTTCCGTGAGCAATTTGAAGGATTTGACGGTGCGCGGCTACCGGATCAGGGACGGCCACCGGCACCAGACGCTGGCGGCCTACCGGAAGATTTATGAACGGGACCAGTCCGCGCCCCTTTCCCGTACCGTGACGGACCGCGACCAAAGGCATTTTCTGCCTGCGGAGCTTCTTGCGGCGGATAAGACGGGCGCGCTGATACTGGACGTGCGCGGCAAAACGGAAGCGGCCATCAGCCTGGACGGCCTGTTTGGCGGAGCCGTGGAGCCAGGCATGTATTTCATTGAGGTGGAAGGCCGTGTCAGTGATCCGGTGCTGGAGGCGTACAGGCTGTTTGGCGTGCCGTCGGAAAACGGAGGCAGAAGGAAGTTCGACGGAAAGGAGGCATCCTACGCCGCGCAGGCCGTCGTGCAGGTGACGGATTTGGGCGTTCTGCATAAAAAGACGGCGGATACCATGTTTGCTTACGTGTATTCCCTTTCCACCGGAAAAGCGGTGGAAAAAGCGCAGGTCCAATTGCTGGATGCGAACGGCTCCGTTCTGGCTTCCGTTCCCGTGGAGCACGGTTCCGTGATTTTGCCCATGGCCGGGATGAACGGAAAGGCCGCCTATGTTCGCGTCCTGTCCGGGGTGGACAGTTACCTGAGCCCCCTGGAGGATTGGCCGGGGCAGGTGAGGATGTGGTCCTTTGGCGTGAAGACGCTGCCCTACGAATGGGAAGCCCTGGGGCTGAATCCCGCCACTACCGCGGAAACGAGGGTGTTCATGTTTTCGGACAGGAACCTGTACCGCCCGGCGGAGACCATGCATTTGAAGGGAATCGTGCGCTCCCTGCTGGACAACAGGCTGGGCCTCGCTCCCGTGGAGGAGGTCAAGCTGACGGTCAGGGACGGACGGGACCGGGAAGTAGCCGTCAAGCAGGTGAAGTTGTCCGATGCGGGAACCTTTGACCTGGATTTCACGTTTCCCGGGGAAGAGACGGGAACTTACAGCGTCCTTGCCAGCCTGCGGCTGAAAGGGGATTCCGCGGAAGAGGAAAAAGAAGGGGCAGAGGATGATTCCTCCGACGAATACGATTACAAGAAGTATTACCGGAAGGAGTTTGACAAGAATAACCGGGAGTTCCGGTATGAGGTGGAAGTAGCCGAGTTCAAGCGGAACGAGTTTGAAGTGGAGGAGAAGATTCATGAATTGAAGCCCGGCGCTCATCTCCTGAAGGCGGATGTGAAGGCCACGAATTTTACCGGCACGCCTGTTTCAGGCGGCAAGGTGAACTGGTCCCTGCGCAGTACTTCCTCCAACTTTTATCCTGCCGGATACAAGGATTACCGTTTCGGGGATTACCGTGATGACGATGGGGGCTACTGGGAGGCCTATTACGGTTATTCCAGCAGCCGTTCCTCCTCCCACATGAAGCAGCAGTCCTCCGTGCTGGACGGGGAAGGCAGGAATACCGTGGAGTTCTCCCTGGACGGGCAGTCCTTCCCGCGGGTCAGGAGGCTGTCCCTCCAGGCTTCCGTGGTAAACGGGAATGAGCAGTTGGTCAAGGTTTCCCGAGGCGCCGTCTGGAATCCGGCTTCCGTGTTTGTGGGCGTGAAGAACAGTTCTTCCATCTGCCGCCAGGGAACGCCCCTGGATTTGCGCCTGATTGCCCTGGGGCTGGACGGCAAGCCCTATGCGGGCAGCGGCCTTGATCTCAACATGACCGTGACGCGCACCGCTTTCCGTCCCGCGCGCTACGAGAGCGGAGATGCCACCACCGTGCGCAATGACGAGGTAAGGAGCACGGTGCTGGAAAAGGCCCTGACGCTTGCCCCGGCGGATTCCGCGGATGTCCGTACGGGAGGAAAAGCCGTCTCCGTTCCCACCCCGCAGGACGGTATTTACGAGGTGGCTTTTTCCGGCAGGGACGCGGAAGGACGGGAATTCCGCACTGCCGTAAAGTACTGGGTTTACGGCAGCGACGTTTCCCCGTGGGAGTACCATGACGGCCTGAAGGTGAAGATCATCCCTGACAAGCAGTTGTACAAGCCGGGAGAGACGGCCCGTCTCTTGATCCAGACGCCCATTGAGGGGGAGGTGATGGTGACAGTGGAGCGGGAAAAGGTGCTTCGGAGTTTTGCCAGAAAGCTGACGCTGGACAATCCCGTGATTGAGGTGCCTCTGGAAGAGGCGGACGCGCCGAATGTCTATGTTTCCGTTTTCCTGGTGAAGGGGGCGGACCTGAGCAGCCGCAAGGTCCGCAATCCCCAGTTGAAGCTGGGATATGCCGCGCTGAAGGTTCAGCCTGTCCAGCATACCCTGAATGTAAAGGTGTTTCCCCCCGCCGGGATGTCCCGGCCCGGTTCCCCCGCCGTGGTCAGCGGCGTGGTGACGGATTATTCCGGCAGGCCGGTGCGGAATGCGGAGGTATGCCTGTTTGCGGAGGATGAAGGCACCTTACAGGTCATCGGGTACCAGACTCCCCGTCCCATCCGGTACTTCTATGCGGACCGCCCCCTGTCCGTGGGCACGTGGACGACGCTGGAACAAATTCTGGATGAAGACTGGGGTGGCCGCTCCACGGACAACAAAGGAGTTTTCATCGGCGGCGGAGATTCCTCGGACGGCTCCCGCAAAGCGCCGGAGAACCTGGATTTAAGGAAGAATTTCAACCCGTGCGCCGTGTGGCTGGCCTCCCTCCGTACGGACGGGGAGGGCCGTTTCAAGGCCGAGTACAGGAATCCGGATACGCTGACCCGCTACCGGGTGATGGCGGTCGCCCTGGCGGGAGCTGCCGATTTCGGAACCGGGGAAAGCGCCTATGTGGTAAACAAGCCCGTGATGCTGGAACCCGCTCCCCCCTTTACCGCAACGGAGGGTGATTCCCTGGACATTCCGGTGACGGTCAGCCAGACGGGTGACAGGAAGGGCCCGTGGGTGGTCACGCTGAAATCCGGGACCGCTGCGGCTTCCGTGCCCCAGCCCGTCCAGACGCTGACTTTGAACGGGAACCAGCCGAAAACGCTGGTGTTCAACGTAAAATTCACGCAGCCGGGGGAAGCCCGGCTGACCTGGGAAATCCGCGCCGCAGACGGCAGCGGCACGCCTTATTCCTCCGGCGTTTATTCCTTGCTGAAGGATTCCGTGGAGCACACGTTTGAGGTGGTGCCTCCCTTCCCGGAGCTGAGGGAGCTGCGCTGCTTCTCGCTTTCCTCCGGCCGGACGCTGGATCTGCCGGGGTTGCTGGCGACTCCCTTCCTGAAAGGCACCCCCATCCGGGTGACGCTGGGCACGTCCCCCCTGCTGTATGCGGACGGCAGCGTGAATTACCTGCTGCGTTATCCGTACGGATGCCTGGAACAGCTTTCCTCCTCCACGCTGCCCTGGATTTATGAACCGCTCCTGGCCAAATATCTCCCCGGTTTCAAGGGAAAATCGCCGGAGGACCGTTCCAGGGCCCTCCGGAGCGGCGTTTACAAAATCATGAAAAACCAGCTTTCTTCCGGCGGCCTGTCCTACTGGCAGGGTGGCACGGAGGTGAGCGAGTACTGCGCGTATGCCGCTCTGGTGCTGACCCTGGCGCGGGAGCAGGGGGTTTACATTCCGGAACAGGGCCTCAACAAGCTGTACACCTATCTGGGGCGTTCCCTGTCCGCCCGCCCGCGGGAGGGGCTCCTGGGGGCATGGGTGCTGGCCAGAGCGGGGCTCATGCCCGCGTCCCTGCTCAACCGCCTGCTGGACCATGCCGCTGAATTGAGGGCGGAAGACCGCCTGTACCTGGCCCTGGCGGCGGCCCTCTCTTCCCGTGCGGAGGCAAAGGAGCAGGCCCGGAGCCTGATGAATGTTTCCGGGGAGGAAATGAAACAGCCCCGCTGCCGTCTTCTGCTGGCGCTGGCGGAGATGGCGCAGGCCCCCGGTGACCGGGCTGTCCGGGAAAGGCTGGAACGCCTGATCGTGGACAGGATGTCCGGCTCTTTCGGAGGAAGGGCCCCCTATTCCACCTGGACTTCCGGCTGGGATGTGATTCTGCTGGGGGAATACCTGGAAGGATTGCAGGAGGCGCCCCTTTCCGCCGCCTTCCGCGTGGACCGCGGCGGCCGGACGTTTGACGGGATATGCTCCGTGTCTTCCCCGTCCCGGTTCCTGACCGCGGTTGGGGAGAAGGCCGTGCTCAGCCTTCCGGAAGCGGGAACCCGGGTATACGGCATGGCGGAGGCCCGCGGACGCAGCAAAACGCAGCAGGACGGAGCCGCCGTCAACAGGGGCTTTGCCGTTTCCCGCGTTTATGAAAGGCTTTCTCCGGAAGGAACCTGGACGCCTGCGGCGGAGTTTGCCGTGGGGGACCTGGTGAGGATTACGCTGCACGTGGACAAGTCCGCTGACCCGCTGACGTATGTGGTGATGGAGGATTACCTGCCCTCCGCTTTTGAGGCCGTCAATCCGGCGCTGCTTTCCCAGATACCGGGAGGCCGGGAGAGCGAGACGGCGGACGCAGGAAACCGCTGGTTCTACTGGAGCGGGTGGGTCTCCCACCGTGAATTCCTGAAGGACCGGGTGCGCTTTTTCGCCGATTCCTGGTCGGGAGGCCGCTTTACGGCGCGCTACCTGGCGCGGGTGACCAAGTCCGGCTCCGTTATCGCCCCGTCCGCCAAGGCGGAGCTGATGTACAAGCCGGAAACCTACGGATTGAGCATTCCCCAGAAACTGACCGTCTCCGCGGGGAAGTAA